Proteins encoded within one genomic window of Xylophilus sp. GOD-11R:
- the tssK gene encoding type VI secretion system baseplate subunit TssK: protein MSWTNKVVWSEGLFLQPQLFQQQERYLEHFAHLRARPLSPFFWGFSHYRLDPESLGLGKLVLSSASGLFIDGTPFSIPGESPPPQPLAVRPEHLDQVVYLALPSRVPNGEETSFGDTDADGGARDDVASLARYGVFETELRDANSIGQGPRPVQLCRQRLRLLPHKELTSAWMGLPLARVTTIRGDGSIELEPDLLPPVNVLGASGQLLEWMSQLHGTARLRAQRLADRLSGAAGQGAEAAEVGEYLTLQLLNRYETELDGLLALKDSPPAALHRLLRSLEAELSTYVRPATRRPSELPRYDHLDPHGSFSPLVEAVRELLNAVLLRSAERIALQSQEHGMHVASVDPSTLAGFQAMVLTVRAQVPLDQLVAQFPAQAKFGPADRLAELVRLHLPALQLSSLPVPPRQIPYAAGTAYFQVESHGHLWNHAARYGGLALHVAVDIPGLVVELWGVRGWPPNPPGRPRPLRNHPP, encoded by the coding sequence ATGAGCTGGACCAACAAAGTCGTCTGGAGCGAAGGCTTGTTTCTGCAGCCCCAGCTCTTCCAGCAGCAGGAACGCTACCTCGAGCACTTCGCCCACCTGCGCGCCAGGCCGCTGTCGCCGTTCTTCTGGGGGTTCTCGCATTACCGGCTCGATCCCGAATCGCTCGGCCTGGGCAAGCTGGTGCTCTCGTCGGCCAGCGGCCTGTTCATCGACGGCACGCCTTTCAGCATTCCGGGCGAAAGTCCGCCACCCCAGCCGCTGGCGGTGCGGCCCGAGCACCTGGACCAGGTCGTCTACCTGGCGCTGCCCAGTCGCGTGCCCAATGGCGAAGAAACGAGTTTCGGCGACACCGATGCCGATGGTGGCGCACGCGACGACGTCGCCAGCTTGGCGCGCTACGGCGTCTTCGAAACCGAACTGCGCGATGCCAACTCCATCGGCCAGGGCCCGCGCCCGGTGCAACTCTGCCGCCAGCGCTTGCGGCTGCTGCCGCACAAGGAACTCACCAGTGCCTGGATGGGCCTGCCGCTGGCCCGCGTCACCACCATCCGGGGCGATGGCAGCATCGAACTCGAGCCCGACCTGCTGCCGCCGGTGAACGTGCTCGGTGCCAGCGGCCAGTTGCTGGAATGGATGAGCCAGCTCCATGGAACTGCCCGCCTGCGCGCGCAGCGCCTGGCCGACCGATTGAGCGGCGCAGCAGGGCAGGGTGCCGAGGCCGCCGAGGTCGGCGAATACCTCACGCTGCAGTTGCTCAACCGTTATGAGACAGAACTCGACGGCCTGCTGGCGCTGAAGGACTCGCCGCCGGCGGCGTTGCACCGCTTGCTGCGCTCGCTCGAGGCGGAGCTCTCCACCTACGTACGACCGGCCACACGGCGGCCTTCCGAGCTGCCGCGCTACGACCACCTCGATCCCCACGGCAGTTTCAGTCCCCTGGTCGAAGCCGTGCGTGAGCTGCTCAACGCGGTTCTGCTGCGCAGTGCGGAACGAATCGCACTGCAGAGCCAGGAGCACGGCATGCATGTCGCCAGCGTGGACCCGTCGACGCTCGCCGGCTTCCAGGCCATGGTGCTCACCGTGCGCGCCCAGGTGCCGCTGGACCAGCTTGTTGCGCAGTTTCCTGCCCAGGCCAAGTTCGGCCCGGCCGATCGGCTGGCAGAGCTGGTCCGCCTGCACCTGCCGGCACTGCAACTGTCGAGCCTTCCGGTACCGCCGCGCCAGATTCCCTATGCCGCGGGCACCGCCTATTTCCAGGTGGAGTCGCATGGACACCTCTGGAACCACGCGGCCCGGTACGGCGGCCTGGCCCTGCATGTGGCGGTCGATATCCCGGGCCTCGTAGTCGAACTGTGGGGAGTGCGGGGCTGGCCGCCGAACCCTCCGGGCCGACCCCGGCCTTTACGAAACCATCCTCCATGA
- the tssJ gene encoding type VI secretion system lipoprotein TssJ, which yields MDLLRRLRPVGAHAAAALAVGMASGCADRGAAAPEPVQLDITVSADARVNLDAQGRAAPLQLRIYELKTPVAFEAADYFGLANGDRALLQTDLVSRQEWLLRPGESQRLRRAAQPEATAIGVLAGYRDLPAVRWRAVHPLPGAAQSSWTRWLTPARKVRLHVLADETGVQVKAAD from the coding sequence ATGGACCTGCTCCGTCGCCTGCGCCCGGTCGGTGCGCATGCCGCTGCGGCCTTGGCGGTAGGCATGGCAAGCGGCTGTGCCGATCGCGGCGCGGCCGCACCCGAACCGGTGCAGCTCGACATCACGGTGTCGGCAGATGCACGGGTCAACCTCGACGCCCAGGGGCGCGCGGCGCCGCTGCAGTTGCGGATCTATGAGCTGAAGACGCCGGTCGCTTTCGAAGCCGCCGACTACTTTGGACTGGCCAACGGCGACCGCGCACTGCTGCAGACCGACCTGGTCAGCCGGCAGGAGTGGCTGCTGCGACCGGGCGAGTCGCAACGCCTCCGCCGTGCCGCGCAGCCTGAAGCCACCGCCATCGGCGTGCTGGCCGGCTACCGGGACCTGCCTGCCGTCCGCTGGCGAGCGGTGCATCCGCTGCCCGGCGCCGCCCAGTCGTCCTGGACACGCTGGTTGACACCCGCTCGCAAGGTGCGTCTGCATGTGCTGGCTGACGAGACCGGCGTGCAGGTGAAAGCCGCGGATTGA
- a CDS encoding type VI secretion system tube protein Hcp, whose amino-acid sequence MAQDIFLKINGIDGESGDASHKNEIEVLNWTWRIAQESTMHAGSGGGAGKAKVEDLTFVHDVDRASPNLMKFCLTGKHIPEAVLVVRKAGGNPLEYLRLTMTDVLVTQVAPGGSSADDHRPRETVSLSFARVSQEYTVQNLQGGSGGAVTAGYDIKGNKEA is encoded by the coding sequence ATGGCCCAGGACATTTTTCTCAAGATCAACGGCATCGACGGCGAAAGCGGCGACGCCAGCCACAAGAATGAAATCGAGGTGCTCAACTGGACCTGGCGCATCGCCCAGGAATCCACCATGCATGCCGGCTCGGGCGGCGGCGCCGGAAAGGCCAAGGTCGAAGACCTCACCTTCGTGCACGACGTCGACCGCGCCTCGCCCAACCTCATGAAGTTCTGCCTCACCGGCAAGCACATTCCCGAAGCCGTGCTGGTCGTGCGCAAGGCCGGCGGCAATCCGCTCGAATATCTGCGCCTCACCATGACCGACGTGCTCGTGACCCAGGTCGCGCCGGGTGGGTCGTCCGCCGACGACCACCGCCCCCGCGAAACCGTCAGCCTGTCGTTTGCCAGGGTCTCGCAGGAATACACCGTGCAGAACCTGCAGGGCGGGTCCGGCGGCGCGGTCACCGCGGGCTACGACATCAAGGGCAACAAGGAAGCCTGA
- the tssC gene encoding type VI secretion system contractile sheath large subunit codes for MSTSLATTQTVQAARPPRILLDNLDNFQDLLDHEFKPRGSDQRHAVDAAVRTLAEQALAHTATMSDDAYASIQAVIAEIDKKLTEQINLILHHEEFQKLESAWRGLAHLVGNTETDDKLKIRFMDLGKDELRRTLRRYKGVAWDQSPLFKRLYEEEYGQLGGEPYGCLVADYYFDHTPADVELLGAMARIAAAAHAPFIAGASPGNLQMESWQELANPRDLAKITSNIEHAAWNSLRSTEDARYVGLAMPRFLARLPYGARTNPVDEFDFEERTDGADHCRYLWANAAYALAVNINRSFKLYGWCTMIRGVESGGTVANLPCHTFPTDDGGFDIKCPTEIAVSDRREAELARAGFIPLVHRKGTDHATFIGAQSLQKPQEYTDPDATANANLSSRLPYLFASTRFAHYLKCIVRDKVGTFREREDMQRWLNEWIMNYVDADPVNSSQETKARRPLAAAEVVVEDIEDNPGYYSAKFFLRPHFQLEGLTVSLRLVARLPTVRQAA; via the coding sequence ATGAGCACCTCACTCGCCACCACCCAAACGGTCCAGGCCGCCCGGCCGCCCCGCATCCTGCTCGACAACCTCGACAACTTCCAGGATCTGCTCGACCACGAGTTCAAACCGCGTGGATCCGACCAGCGGCACGCGGTAGACGCCGCGGTACGCACCCTGGCCGAACAGGCCCTGGCCCACACGGCCACCATGAGCGACGACGCCTACGCCAGCATCCAGGCCGTCATCGCCGAGATCGACAAGAAGCTCACCGAGCAGATCAACCTCATCCTCCACCACGAGGAATTCCAGAAGCTCGAATCCGCCTGGCGCGGCCTGGCCCATTTGGTCGGCAACACCGAAACGGACGACAAGCTGAAGATCCGCTTCATGGACCTCGGCAAGGACGAGCTCCGGCGCACCCTGCGCCGCTACAAGGGTGTGGCCTGGGACCAGAGTCCGCTGTTCAAGCGCCTCTACGAAGAGGAATACGGCCAACTCGGCGGCGAGCCCTATGGCTGCCTCGTGGCCGACTACTACTTCGACCACACCCCGGCCGATGTCGAACTGCTCGGCGCCATGGCGCGTATCGCCGCCGCCGCGCACGCGCCCTTCATCGCGGGCGCCTCGCCCGGCAACCTGCAGATGGAGAGCTGGCAGGAACTGGCCAACCCGCGCGACCTGGCCAAGATCACCAGCAATATCGAACACGCCGCCTGGAACAGCCTGCGTTCCACCGAAGACGCGCGATACGTAGGGCTGGCCATGCCGCGCTTCCTCGCGCGCTTGCCCTACGGCGCACGCACCAACCCGGTCGACGAGTTCGATTTCGAGGAGCGGACCGACGGCGCCGACCACTGCCGCTATCTATGGGCCAACGCCGCGTATGCGCTGGCCGTCAACATCAACCGCAGCTTCAAGCTGTATGGCTGGTGCACCATGATTCGCGGCGTCGAGTCCGGCGGCACGGTGGCGAATCTTCCCTGCCACACCTTTCCCACGGACGACGGCGGCTTCGACATCAAGTGCCCCACCGAGATCGCCGTGTCCGACCGGCGGGAGGCCGAGCTCGCCAGGGCTGGCTTCATACCGCTGGTGCATCGAAAGGGCACCGACCACGCCACCTTCATCGGTGCGCAGTCTTTGCAGAAGCCGCAGGAATACACCGATCCCGACGCGACTGCCAACGCCAACCTGTCGTCGCGACTGCCCTACCTGTTTGCGAGTACCCGGTTCGCGCACTACCTCAAGTGCATCGTGCGCGACAAGGTCGGCACCTTCCGGGAGCGCGAAGACATGCAGCGCTGGCTCAACGAATGGATCATGAATTACGTCGATGCCGACCCGGTCAATTCCAGCCAGGAGACCAAGGCCAGGCGGCCCCTGGCAGCAGCCGAGGTCGTGGTCGAAGACATCGAGGACAACCCCGGCTACTACAGCGCCAAGTTCTTCCTGCGACCGCATTTCCAGCTCGAAGGGCTCACCGTGAGCTTGCGGCTGGTGGCTCGGCTGCCTACGGTCCGCCAGGCCGCCTGA
- the tssB gene encoding type VI secretion system contractile sheath small subunit yields MNSSNSSSASSQKYLARNRAPRVQIEYDVEVYGSEKKVELPFVMGVMADLSGNPLDALPPVAERAFLDIDVDNFDERMKAIAPRVAFSVPNTLTGEGQVMVDMAFQSMDDFSPAAVARKVGALGRLLEARIQLANLQTYMDGKAGAEELVSQLLKNRTFMHALVDESRPDHPVKI; encoded by the coding sequence ATGAACAGCAGCAATAGCAGTAGCGCCAGCAGCCAAAAATACCTCGCACGTAACCGTGCACCACGGGTGCAGATCGAATACGACGTCGAGGTATACGGCAGCGAAAAGAAAGTCGAGCTGCCTTTCGTCATGGGTGTCATGGCCGACCTTTCCGGCAATCCGCTCGATGCCCTGCCGCCCGTTGCCGAGCGCGCTTTTCTCGACATCGACGTCGACAACTTCGACGAACGCATGAAGGCCATCGCGCCGCGGGTGGCGTTTTCCGTGCCCAACACCCTCACCGGCGAGGGCCAAGTCATGGTCGACATGGCCTTCCAGAGCATGGACGACTTCAGCCCCGCTGCCGTCGCCCGCAAGGTCGGCGCGCTGGGCCGGCTGCTGGAGGCGCGCATCCAGCTTGCCAACCTGCAGACCTACATGGACGGCAAGGCCGGCGCCGAAGAGCTGGTGAGCCAGCTGCTCAAGAACCGCACCTTCATGCATGCGCTGGTCGATGAAAGCCGGCCCGACCATCCCGTGAAGATTTGA
- a CDS encoding sensor domain-containing diguanylate cyclase, with the protein MADRGAVAESAYTSSIVVEPDLDVLDSPSGHAPLPADSAGASDVSRTANLLVTFVCIALLGLNVWLIMLARGHEVAQLTLANEKLAGSIAQHVDSSLLDVEHVLDGTVFELEQANLEPAALERMQPALVNMSAKVEQLKSLLIYDASGHWMQTSEAMPNGRNNNSDREYFIFHRDNESREAHLGLPIVSRSTGEWVVPLSRRLNDAEGRFAGVALATIKLSFLQKILSEFKLGEQGATALALNGHLVVRVPFKESDIGRDVNQQPIIQSAARAKTGSNEEKSLIDHVVRIISFDHGANFPVIAVVAVGQEEVLRDWFRHSVVQTAVVLALCVLVIAGGRVLAGSLRRQSQAERRLRLARDALATANEKLAHLARDDGLTGLSNRRFFDVRLGKLFAHAQRHRRTLAVVMVDVDEFKKYNDRYGHVAGDECLRQVAQAVRSAIHRPEDLVARYGGEEMALLLPETDEAGARHVAEAARLAVQALRIPHAGSIHTIVTISLGVAARTPLAQEQPASLVKVADRALYRAKELGRNRTEGA; encoded by the coding sequence ATGGCTGATCGCGGGGCGGTGGCCGAGTCCGCCTATACCAGCTCCATCGTCGTCGAGCCCGATCTCGACGTGCTCGACAGTCCGTCGGGCCATGCGCCGCTGCCCGCCGATTCCGCCGGGGCAAGCGACGTGTCGCGCACCGCCAACCTGCTGGTCACCTTCGTCTGCATCGCGCTGCTCGGGCTCAATGTCTGGCTGATCATGCTGGCGCGCGGGCACGAGGTGGCGCAACTCACGCTGGCCAACGAAAAGCTCGCCGGCTCCATCGCCCAGCACGTCGACAGCTCGCTGCTCGACGTGGAACACGTGCTCGACGGCACCGTCTTCGAACTCGAGCAGGCCAACCTGGAGCCCGCGGCGCTGGAGCGCATGCAGCCGGCGCTGGTGAACATGTCCGCCAAGGTGGAACAGCTCAAGAGCCTGCTGATCTACGACGCGTCCGGCCACTGGATGCAGACGTCCGAAGCCATGCCGAACGGCCGCAACAACAACTCCGACCGCGAATACTTCATCTTCCACCGCGACAACGAAAGCCGCGAGGCGCACCTGGGCCTGCCCATCGTCAGCCGCTCCACGGGTGAATGGGTGGTGCCGCTGTCGCGGCGGTTGAACGATGCCGAAGGCCGCTTTGCCGGCGTGGCGCTGGCCACCATCAAGCTGAGCTTTCTGCAGAAGATCCTGTCGGAGTTCAAACTCGGCGAGCAGGGCGCCACCGCGCTGGCCCTCAACGGCCACCTGGTGGTGCGGGTGCCCTTCAAAGAGAGCGACATCGGCCGCGACGTGAATCAGCAGCCGATCATCCAGTCGGCCGCCCGCGCCAAGACCGGATCGAACGAGGAAAAATCGCTCATCGATCACGTGGTGCGCATCATCAGCTTCGACCACGGGGCGAATTTTCCGGTGATCGCGGTGGTCGCGGTAGGTCAGGAAGAAGTGCTGCGCGACTGGTTCCGCCACTCGGTGGTGCAGACCGCCGTGGTGCTGGCCCTGTGCGTGCTGGTGATCGCCGGCGGCCGCGTGCTCGCCGGCTCGCTGCGGCGCCAGAGCCAGGCCGAGCGCCGCCTGCGGCTGGCCCGCGACGCGCTGGCCACGGCCAACGAAAAGCTGGCGCACCTGGCGCGCGACGACGGCCTGACGGGATTGTCGAACCGCCGCTTCTTCGACGTACGCCTGGGCAAGCTCTTCGCCCACGCGCAGCGGCACCGGCGCACGCTGGCGGTGGTGATGGTCGACGTGGACGAATTCAAGAAATACAACGACCGCTACGGCCATGTCGCTGGCGACGAATGCCTGCGCCAGGTCGCCCAGGCGGTGCGTTCGGCGATTCATCGGCCCGAAGACCTGGTGGCGCGCTATGGCGGCGAGGAGATGGCCTTGCTGCTGCCCGAAACCGACGAGGCCGGCGCCCGTCACGTCGCCGAGGCCGCGCGGTTGGCGGTGCAGGCGCTGCGCATTCCGCACGCCGGCTCCATCCACACCATCGTGACGATCAGCCTGGGCGTGGCTGCGCGAACCCCCTTGGCGCAGGAGCAGCCGGCCTCGCTGGTGAAGGTGGCCGACCGGGCGCTCTACCGGGCCAAGGAGCTGGGCCGCAATCGCACCGAAGGGGCCTGA
- a CDS encoding cyclophilin-like fold protein: MKKIHLTFDDQVITATLADHEAARAFIAMLPMTVTLHDLFGREKFGAIAHAIGHAEPRSQRGELGDLICWSAGPDLAVLYAQHDAPLCGGFHKLGRIDAGAQAFAVPGPLVVTIALKPAEPRCSVAERRRTGRPFGRRRPA, encoded by the coding sequence ATGAAAAAGATTCATCTGACATTCGATGACCAGGTCATCACCGCGACCCTGGCCGACCACGAGGCCGCACGCGCGTTCATTGCCATGCTGCCGATGACCGTCACCCTGCACGACCTCTTCGGCCGCGAAAAATTCGGCGCCATCGCGCATGCCATCGGGCACGCCGAGCCGCGTTCGCAGCGGGGCGAGCTCGGCGACCTCATCTGCTGGTCGGCCGGCCCCGATCTGGCGGTGCTGTATGCGCAACACGACGCACCCCTGTGCGGCGGCTTCCACAAGCTCGGCCGTATCGACGCCGGCGCGCAGGCCTTCGCCGTGCCGGGGCCGCTCGTCGTGACGATCGCGCTCAAACCGGCCGAGCCGCGTTGCTCCGTCGCCGAGCGGCGCCGCACCGGTCGGCCGTTCGGCCGCCGCAGGCCGGCCTGA
- a CDS encoding AraC family transcriptional regulator yields MLTFTKPFTVTEPPIDQMQVTVMRAELAAMIERKTGTDGMHDSVYPPLGFARTTQIHHPVHSVCEPAFCILAQGSKRVLLGEEAYIYDSNQYLVASQNLPVSSQVIDASPEAPYLGLRLSFNVKDIAALALEFGLAETGPKVRPQRGIFTGALTPTLLDPVLRLMKLLDTPQDVAALAPLISREILYRLLRSPDGWRLAQMAVVDSHSQRVAQVIGYLSRHFREPLRIEDLADSVHMSVSSLHHHFKSVTSMSPLQFQKQLRLQESRRIMIGERVDAATAGHRVGYESQSQFNREYSRFFGMPPVRDVKRLREMQLGQVAQAGEPGEVGDPGR; encoded by the coding sequence ATGCTGACATTCACCAAGCCCTTCACCGTCACCGAGCCGCCCATCGACCAGATGCAGGTGACGGTGATGCGGGCGGAGCTGGCCGCGATGATCGAGCGCAAGACCGGCACCGACGGCATGCACGACAGCGTGTACCCACCCCTGGGTTTTGCCCGCACCACGCAGATTCACCACCCGGTGCATTCGGTCTGCGAGCCGGCCTTCTGCATCCTGGCGCAGGGCAGCAAGCGCGTGCTGCTGGGCGAGGAAGCCTATATCTACGACAGCAACCAGTACCTGGTGGCGTCGCAGAACCTGCCGGTTTCCAGCCAGGTGATCGACGCGTCGCCCGAGGCGCCCTACCTCGGGCTGCGGCTGTCGTTCAACGTGAAGGACATCGCCGCGCTGGCGCTCGAGTTCGGCCTGGCCGAGACCGGGCCCAAGGTACGGCCGCAGCGCGGCATCTTCACCGGCGCGCTCACGCCCACGCTGCTCGACCCGGTGCTGCGGCTGATGAAGCTGCTCGATACGCCGCAGGACGTGGCCGCGCTGGCGCCACTTATCTCCCGCGAGATCCTCTACCGGCTGCTGCGCTCGCCCGACGGCTGGCGCCTGGCGCAGATGGCGGTGGTCGACAGCCACAGCCAGCGGGTGGCGCAGGTCATCGGCTACCTGTCGCGTCATTTCCGTGAGCCGCTGCGCATCGAGGACCTGGCGGATTCGGTGCACATGAGCGTGTCTTCGCTGCACCATCATTTCAAGTCGGTCACCTCGATGAGCCCGCTGCAGTTCCAGAAGCAGCTGCGGCTGCAGGAGTCGCGCCGCATCATGATCGGCGAACGGGTCGACGCGGCCACGGCGGGGCACCGGGTCGGCTACGAAAGCCAGTCGCAGTTCAACCGCGAGTACAGCCGTTTCTTCGGCATGCCACCGGTGCGCGACGTGAAGCGCCTGCGCGAGATGCAGCTGGGCCAGGTGGCGCAGGCCGGCGAGCCCGGCGAGGTCGGCGACCCGGGCCGATGA
- a CDS encoding DUF4148 domain-containing protein, translating into MKLSRITTLALLGALAAPAMAYQLHQKIVPADGERGYVTYLDPSVQGKSRDQVKAELAEARAQNATAVRFGVWPTPRSTTVADGASVRRGAHEAARQPMSQQYLPN; encoded by the coding sequence ATGAAACTCTCCCGCATCACCACCCTGGCCCTGCTCGGCGCGCTGGCCGCTCCCGCCATGGCCTACCAGCTCCACCAGAAGATCGTGCCGGCCGACGGCGAACGCGGCTACGTGACGTACCTGGATCCGTCGGTGCAAGGAAAATCCCGCGACCAGGTGAAGGCCGAGCTGGCCGAGGCCCGCGCCCAGAACGCCACCGCAGTACGGTTCGGCGTCTGGCCCACCCCGCGTTCCACCACGGTGGCCGACGGCGCCTCGGTGCGGCGCGGTGCCCACGAAGCCGCCCGCCAGCCGATGAGCCAGCAGTACCTGCCGAACTGA
- a CDS encoding heavy metal response regulator transcription factor, whose amino-acid sequence MRILVIEDEPKLADYLLRGLRENGYSADSARDGVDGLHMAHYGQYDLVLLDVMLPGLDGYGVLRGLRQEAATRSLPVLMLTARDRVEDRVLGLQAGADDYLGKPFAFSELLARLHALLRRGAARSIEDSSVLRLADLELDLLRRRASRGSVRLDLTAKEFSLLTLLLRRQGEVLSRTVLAEQVWDMNFDSDTNVVEVAVRRLRGKLDEPFARRLLHTVRGMGYVLEDRQTHEPPPSPEPLKAAASTE is encoded by the coding sequence ATGCGAATCCTCGTGATCGAAGACGAACCCAAGCTGGCCGACTACCTGCTGCGCGGCCTGCGCGAGAACGGCTACAGCGCCGACTCCGCCCGTGACGGCGTGGACGGCCTGCACATGGCCCACTACGGCCAGTACGACCTGGTGCTGCTCGACGTGATGCTGCCCGGCCTCGACGGCTATGGCGTGCTGCGCGGCCTGCGCCAGGAAGCCGCCACCCGCTCGCTGCCGGTGCTCATGCTCACCGCCCGTGACCGCGTCGAAGACCGGGTGCTCGGCCTGCAGGCCGGCGCCGACGACTACCTGGGCAAGCCCTTCGCCTTCTCCGAACTGCTGGCCCGGCTGCATGCGCTGCTGCGCCGGGGCGCCGCCCGCAGCATCGAAGACAGCAGCGTGCTGCGACTGGCCGACCTGGAACTGGACCTGCTGCGCCGCCGCGCCTCGCGCGGCAGCGTGCGCCTGGACCTCACCGCCAAGGAGTTCAGCCTGCTCACCCTGCTCCTGAGGCGCCAGGGCGAGGTGCTGTCGCGCACCGTGCTGGCCGAACAGGTCTGGGACATGAACTTCGACAGCGACACCAACGTGGTCGAAGTGGCCGTGCGCCGCCTGCGCGGCAAGCTCGACGAGCCCTTCGCCCGGCGCCTGCTGCACACGGTGCGCGGCATGGGTTATGTGCTGGAAGACCGGCAGACGCACGAGCCGCCGCCGTCGCCAGAGCCGCTGAAGGCGGCGGCGTCCACCGAGTGA
- a CDS encoding heavy metal sensor histidine kinase, with product MTAGALWRTWRDRPYALGARLSRLLALQALLGLGAVCVVVYWLTAWALASRADEEIARKTALVQLLLERSVHDGDHDFLSLGQQFDRLFREYTDISLSLRSRDGSLDYRSPTAPGFGASRVREAAFELEASWVPGGRADVLLRMDQSPDALLLGRLAWILAAVALGGAATVGLGGYWLVQRGLAPMRDLAVQTRALTADRLDQRLSTPHPSLEMQPWIEQVNALLARLQRALQQAESFNADVAHELRTPLTILIGETELMLTGDRGPDELRDTLASNLEELRRLGAIVGDMLFLSRVDRGAVARRGPPCSLAAEVAKVAEFHEAALEERGLTVSVVGDSHCRYDGGLMRRALSNLLGNASRYAETGSNIAVNIATAPDGGDTELTVANRGAPIPQAQLERVFDRFYRLEADRAGGDAGHHGLGLAIVAAILRMHGGSARAVSSVGVTSVLLRFGDDDAGHAADLASPAV from the coding sequence ATGACGGCGGGAGCGCTCTGGCGCACCTGGCGCGACCGGCCCTACGCGCTCGGCGCCCGCCTGTCGCGGCTGCTCGCGCTGCAGGCATTGCTGGGACTGGGCGCTGTGTGCGTCGTCGTCTACTGGCTCACCGCCTGGGCGCTGGCCAGCCGGGCCGACGAGGAAATTGCCCGCAAGACCGCCCTGGTGCAACTGCTGCTGGAACGCTCGGTGCATGACGGCGACCACGACTTTCTGAGCCTGGGCCAGCAGTTCGACCGGCTGTTCCGCGAATACACCGACATCTCGCTGTCGCTGCGCAGCCGCGACGGCAGCCTGGACTACCGCAGCCCCACCGCGCCGGGCTTCGGCGCCAGCCGCGTGCGCGAAGCCGCCTTCGAACTCGAAGCCTCCTGGGTGCCGGGCGGCCGGGCCGACGTGCTGCTGCGCATGGACCAGTCGCCCGACGCGCTGCTGCTCGGCCGGCTCGCCTGGATCCTCGCCGCCGTCGCGCTGGGCGGCGCCGCCACCGTGGGCCTGGGCGGCTACTGGCTGGTGCAGCGCGGCCTGGCGCCCATGCGCGACCTGGCCGTGCAGACCCGCGCGCTCACCGCCGACCGGCTGGACCAGCGGCTGTCCACGCCGCATCCGTCGCTGGAAATGCAGCCCTGGATCGAGCAGGTCAACGCCCTGCTCGCCCGGCTGCAACGGGCGCTGCAGCAGGCCGAAAGCTTCAACGCCGACGTCGCCCACGAACTGCGCACGCCACTCACCATCCTCATCGGCGAGACCGAGCTCATGCTCACCGGCGACCGCGGCCCGGACGAGCTGCGCGACACCCTGGCCTCCAACCTGGAAGAGCTGCGCCGCCTGGGCGCCATCGTCGGCGACATGCTGTTCCTGTCGCGCGTCGACCGGGGCGCCGTGGCGCGACGCGGCCCGCCCTGCTCGCTGGCCGCCGAGGTGGCCAAGGTGGCCGAGTTCCACGAAGCGGCGTTGGAGGAACGCGGACTCACCGTCAGCGTCGTCGGCGACAGCCACTGCCGCTACGACGGCGGCCTGATGCGCCGCGCGCTCTCCAACCTGCTGGGCAACGCCTCGCGGTACGCCGAGACCGGATCGAACATCGCCGTCAACATCGCCACTGCGCCGGACGGCGGCGACACCGAGCTCACCGTGGCCAATCGTGGCGCACCCATACCGCAGGCCCAGCTGGAGCGGGTCTTCGACCGCTTCTACCGGCTGGAGGCGGACCGGGCCGGCGGCGACGCCGGCCACCACGGCCTGGGGCTGGCCATCGTCGCGGCCATCCTGCGCATGCACGGCGGATCGGCGCGTGCGGTGTCGTCGGTGGGGGTCACCTCGGTCTTGCTGCGATTCGGCGACGACGACGCGGGCCATGCCGCCGATCTGGCGAGCCCCGCGGTGTGA
- a CDS encoding YkvA family protein, producing MTIVEKLRAWARRIKRDGATLWFALRSPATPWHAKALAFFVVAYALSPVDLIPDFIPVLGFVDDVLLLPGLIWLAIRLVPPAVIAHCRASADQWLREAGRKPRSVVGACLVVGSWLATAAALCWWWLRAEA from the coding sequence ATGACCATCGTCGAGAAGCTGAGAGCCTGGGCGCGGCGGATCAAGCGCGACGGCGCCACGCTCTGGTTCGCGCTGCGCAGCCCGGCCACGCCCTGGCATGCCAAGGCGCTGGCGTTCTTCGTCGTCGCCTATGCGCTGAGTCCGGTGGACCTGATCCCGGACTTCATCCCGGTGCTGGGTTTCGTCGACGACGTGCTGCTGCTGCCAGGGCTGATCTGGCTCGCGATCCGCCTGGTGCCGCCGGCGGTCATCGCCCACTGCCGCGCCTCGGCGGACCAGTGGCTGCGCGAGGCGGGGCGCAAGCCACGAAGCGTCGTCGGAGCCTGCCTGGTGGTGGGCTCGTGGCTGGCTACCGCCGCCGCCTTGTGCTGGTGGTGGTTGCGCGCCGAAGCCTGA